The following is a genomic window from Vitis vinifera cultivar Pinot Noir 40024 chromosome 6, ASM3070453v1.
CCGCGCATCAGAGGGCGGTTTGCGAGGAACGAGGAAATTGAGAAGGGTTCGCAGAGTCAGTGGAGTAACTTAGGAGGGGAGGAATGCGAGGAAGATGATGATAATTGGACCAATTTTCTGGATGCATTTTCAGCGAATCTAGTGCCCTAAAGTTGCCGTGGAAGCTAAGCTTCCTGTATGTTGTAATGTGGTGGCTAATGTTTTAGTGTGGCAAATTCCTATTTGTAGCAGTGATAATGCATTTGTAGTCTTGTGATGAAGCTTAAAGCTCAGGTGATGTAAATATGGTTAATGACATAATTATTAATGACAAATTTTGCCTTCAAAAGGACTTGGACAAGGCATGAGAatgtatcattttccttggtATTCTGTGTTGCACTACACCCAGAAATTAACTACTGGACTGAAATTCAAAGGGAATAAGAGTATGTTTTCCAAACCAAACCTTTGAAAAGTATGGTTGTGGAatgagaaaggagaagaaaaagtacATGACCATGACAGCCATGGTGCCAATCACCAGTATTGCCATGAGAGTGACACAACCAACTATCGACTTTGGCCTCAACCATGGATGCCTACTACTGCAACCAAATATCAAATATAGGATAGGAGTAGTGTGTAAAATTCGGCTGGATGGGAATGGGAGCTAAACCTAGGTTGGTTGTGAATTGTGATGGGGAATGTCAAAAGGAGGGCATTTTGTGATGCGATTGtcatggagagagagagattggaCAGGCACAAAGAGCCTAGTGAATGTGAGGATTGAAGAGTGTGGCACACTGCTCTTTTGCGAGGAGATAATGATGACCAAAAATTCAATCATCCCTGGGATCCAGTTTGGGTTAAATGAAATAATGAGGGTTTGAATTTACTCACCGACTGGATTCTCACAACTCACAATGTGCATTCGTTAAAACCACGAAAGAGACAAAGATGGGAGGAGAAAAAAGAGTCCCtactttctttgatttttaagcCACGTATCTTTGATATTGCCGGAATCGCTCACACTCACTTTGGGCTCCAAAGTCAAAAATCACCTCCCCCACAAGTCAACTCCTCTCATATATCAAAACTACTATTTTGGTGTGAAATGAGAAGATTATGGCCCTATATATATGCAAAGAGATAAGAGATAGAAAGACAAGAGCACTGTTTTTgggtaaaatttaaatatcataatGCTCTGCAGCTATGGCTTTTGCACGCCATGCCTTAGAAGTCTTCCATTATTGAATGCTATGCTATGAACATCAATCTTCAACCCCTTTTTCTCCAAACTTTCTCTGCTCTGCTCTGATTTCAAGTTTTCTTTTGATCTTTGATCGTGCAGTTGATTTTTTCAGTTTCCGTGTACTTTGACTGTTCAGTCTCGAGAATCTGGTTGGGGGGCCTAGACATTGTATTAAAGAATGCTGTTAAACGGTCCACTAGAAGCATGTAAAGCAACAGCAAATGACAGTGCAGGGTACACACAAAAGATGGCAATAGCCCACTACTGTTCTACTCCTTTAAAAGTGTGGGTTTGGCCTCGTTTAAAATCATACATCTTAATCTCTCTTTAGAGCGATCACTTGGTGCTTCATGTTACTGAATGATGATGTTGAAGCTTAAAATAATATGGCATGATTGGAGTCCTAATGGTAGAATTAGAATCTGAATCCAGACTTTCTTTATACAAAGGCTATTGTTCAAAAGGCAACCCCTAGAGGTTGGGAGAGCGGCTATGTTGATTCCTGTCGGCCGGCGGTGGGTTACCCACTTGAGTTATTAATGAATGGCCTCcaaggattaaaaaaatttataagctTAGGGCAGTTTGAATTATGATCCCTTTTTTTAATCCAAGGGCTCCAAATTTTTGTATCAACACAAATGATGAATTCTTTAGGGGATTGACCAGGTCTTGTAGACTGCAAAATTTCACAGGATTTGTCACCTTTCTCAAATGTGACCAAAATCTAAGTGGATATCCATTGTTAACAAAGATataaggtagtgtttgtttttttaactttttgctgaaaataatttgttttcagaatttaggttatttgtttttttactttttatgacttattataaactttttactaaataaaaaaaatcaaaatatatagctttttctaaatagaaaaaatgacatattagtttttctttactttttaatacttaatagaaataaaatattacaaaaacaaataacccaatatttaaaactattaagcattaaggttttatttaaaattaagtaaaaaaacaaacaccacctaagtcatACAACAAAAACAGTGACGGAAAGAAAAACTCAAAAGAAATTATATGAATATTCTCAACTATTTTGTATATGCCGAACAAAAACGATGCTTGAAGAGGGATCCTAATACATCTATAATATCGTAGTCTTGTTTCTTTTTCGGTGAGCTTTCTTCTTGAAAAGAACTGGACTCACCAAGCGCTTGAAAGGAAACAGAAGTGCAGCCCTACGCGGTGTCCTCTGTTTTGCTTTGGCTTTACCTGTATTCAGTAGACATAGGAACATGGTAAGTAGTAGGTAAGTGAATTTGAATTGGGAGGAATAGTTAGGGCTTGAAGTATATTTCATGAGTTCAGTGACCTATATAAGCTTAAATTTGCAACCAATGATGGGAGTTGCAGGGATGAGATGAATCAAATGAATGGTAGAATTAAGAAACAAGAATATTGGTCAAATGGAACATTGGTGGAAACATTTGGAAAtgtaaaaatacatttttatgcCGTCTTTaccaataattgaaataaggaAATTTGAATGAGATGGGGAAATGGGATAGGAGAGAATAAGAAAGTTAAATCAAGGTGGTTGCATTCAGTTTAGACAAGAAAATCACAACCATCCAGCAGGAAGGTAGTCtttaaaaatcaaactaaaattcCTGCACCCCAAGCTGCTATACCAGGAGCATAAACAATTCAATTTATGAAAATCATTCAGAGAACAGCAATATCAGAATACTGTTGGCATATCATCCAATCCCTGGAACATGAATTAGAGCCAGTACCTGATATAGATTCATTGATAGAAGGATACTCAGTTTCAGAATCATCAGCTTGTTTTTGCGCTTCCACAATCATTTCGTCCATTAGCTCATGATTTGCAACTGAAGAATCATTGCTGCCTTTCAGCTCATCATAGCACTCCACAGAGGGAGTTCCATCAGAAAGTAAAACTGAATCATCTACAGGTTCCCTAAATTCTCTTTCTGAGGAATTGTCATGCAAAAGCACATTGTTTGAGGCCAAAGATAAACTTGCTTCATTTTTCATATCAGTGTCAACTAAAACTTCATCCACTGTGACACTTCGTGCCCCCAAAACCACATCAAAACCTTTTGCATTCCTAGATTCTTCATTCTGTAAAACAGAAAGATTCACATCCCTGGTTTGGGTGGGGACTTCAAATTTACCATCAGCATCAGCATTACACACAGCATCACACTCAATGTCCATTAACACAGTGCACAATGTTAAATTATCATCTGGTAACACAACATTTGCTTCAGAACCAGCTGTGCACTCTTCTGATTGCAAATTATCTATTTCTGTTCTAACTGGGGAAAAATCTACAAGGCCATTTGAAATATTAGGTTCTTCCTCAGTGATGGTAGTATGTGTTTTAATTTCTTCAGAATCAATATCAGCTTTTGAAGTATCATTAGgcgaaaatgattttttagaatCTTCATGACCAGATATTTGACATTTTGATGGGGTATTATATGATGATGTCTGTTCTGTTTCAGGAAAAAGTTTAAGCATGTCTGGTTGTTCTGATCCTCCATTAGTTGGAACTGGTGCCCCAATTTTCCCATCAACAGACATAGAGTTTTTAATATTATCCACTGGCTGCAACACAGACTTTGTTCCTGATAACAAATCCTTTAGTTGCAACCCATGCGGTGGCATGTTGTCCACAATTGAAGCAAAATCAATGGCTTTCACAGTCTTGGATACTTTACCAGCAGCAGAGAAAGATTTTGCCATATCATCTAAGAGCAGATCACCTTCACCACTAGAGATGGGGTCCCATTTAAGCCCATTGCCAGACCAAGGTTCATTGGAGTCAAATTCACTGGATGGTATTAATTCAACTCTGATGGCCTCCTTGTAAAATTGCTTTTTCCTTAAAGCATTAGCTATAAGAGATCTGCAAGACATGTGAATGGTCAATGTTTTATGCATATCAATCATCAGCTAAATGTCCTAAAATGCTTTAGGTTTTCTGCATACctacaatttttagaaatagcTGCTTTAGCACGTTCCATGGAGAGACCAAGCAAAGAAGATAAATTTGCAACATCATATGGCCCTCTAAGCTCATTTACAGAAGGGGCAGCACTTGAGAAGATGAGATTGTTTCCTCGAGTCCAATCCACCAACAACTGGAAGCTTAGGTAGTGTGTTAGATGGCTAGTTAATACATGATTCATCAGCATCTCACAAGACAGAACAACTTGACCTTCAGGTATAGGAATATGCTTACTCTAATGTGTCCAAGAAGCAATTAACATATACAGGCTGTGCAtacaacatgaaaaaataaataaataaataaacaatttcaGCTTCTTGACATGTCTATGGAGAGGTCCTACACATACTGGATAGTTCAAAACCTACCCCTATAGACTGGTCACATAAAATACAAACACTAAATCAAGCCCCCCATGCTGTATATCAATTGGCTAACAGCATAGTCTAATCGTGCCAAATTATTGTCAGGGCTATAGGTTTAAATCCGTGTGTACAAGAATGGGGATTCTATTGTATTAGAAGTAGAAATCAGATAGCAAATATTGCAAAAATGAGATATCcaacaattatttttactacCCGGCATCGATAATCTGTAATATTCACTCTAATCCTCAAAGACATCCCTCCAGTATTATAGTTTTTGCAAATAAGGCAAAATCATTGTAAGCTAAGACCAACACAAAAGTAACCTAATCTTGAGTATGCATTGCCAGTTCATTCAAAACTAATTCCGAAAGAAAAAAGGTTGgagttaaaattttgaataccATTGCAAGATTGCtgttgaaaataactaaaaatataaaatcatgaagaaaacaatagaaaattaaagataaaaattatttgaagagcATATAGTGTTGTCTGCATGAAGGAATATtatggaagaagaaaaataatttatatatgttaGAGATCAACCCATCaatatgaattataaaaatcaaattacaaaGCCCAAAATTTGACAAGTGGCAAAGAAATTCTTCAATTCTCACCTTGGCATTCGATATCACTTGTTTCCTGGATTGAACATCGGATATAAGATTAGAGTATGTGATTTCAAAATACACCCCGCGCTGCATATCACAAAGGCAAACGTCAAATGCCATTCTGTAATATATTTCTCACTCAAAACATCAAATTGTGAAACGGTAGAAAGAAAACCAGGGCAAGAGTAGTGAAGTGAAGAGGATACCTTAATTGCAGCTTTAACCATGGGAAGCTTCAATCGGAACGGCAGCTTCTCCGAGAAATCAATCGCGATTAAATCTACCTAAGTGATTGAAGTAAAACAACAATAATGCTATTTAATTTAGCACAAAGTTTCAATTGAAATTCAACAGAGCACAAAGACGGTTGAACTTGAATCCAATGCaactattttttaaaccaaaacacaactttctttttgttttcacaGATGAGACTAAGCCACCAACCTCAGAAACCTGACAGGCCTGATCGAAGGCGTTCTGGTTCAAAGGCCGAACAGCGACCAAATCGTAGGACTTGAGAACGGGGTTGCCAGAGTTGAGAGCGGAGGCCTGAGGGGAGGAGTCAACGGCGACAGTGAGGCGCGTGTACTGACGGAAGGGAGAGGAGAGAGGAACGCCGAGAAGGCTGCGGTGGAAGCGAACGGAGGAGGAGAGAGATGGGGCCAGTTTgaggagagaagagagagagagtgggggTATTGAGCAGGAGTCTGAGTCCGACATCACGCCCTTGATCTTGCGGTTGTAGGCAACTCCGCTGTACCCTAGCTCCATGGCCTTCACCACCACCTTTATCCGACTGCTCTTGTCGCCGGCCGCCGTTGTCCCATCGTAGGGGATGTTAAGGTCGAAGAATCCCATCCTCCTCTGAGTTTCAGTTTTCTCCGTTTCTACGTTGATATACTTTACTGGTTAGGGCTGCAGCCTGCAGTTTGCAGATGCATGGGCTTTGGGTTTCAAAATCAGGCCCAAATTAGGCAGGCAACCATGT
Proteins encoded in this region:
- the LOC100241609 gene encoding protein GAMETOPHYTE DEFECTIVE 1, giving the protein MGFFDLNIPYDGTTAAGDKSSRIKVVVKAMELGYSGVAYNRKIKGVMSDSDSCSIPPLSLSSLLKLAPSLSSSVRFHRSLLGVPLSSPFRQYTRLTVAVDSSPQASALNSGNPVLKSYDLVAVRPLNQNAFDQACQVSEVDLIAIDFSEKLPFRLKLPMVKAAIKRGVYFEITYSNLISDVQSRKQVISNAKLLVDWTRGNNLIFSSAAPSVNELRGPYDVANLSSLLGLSMERAKAAISKNCRSLIANALRKKQFYKEAIRVELIPSSEFDSNEPWSGNGLKWDPISSGEGDLLLDDMAKSFSAAGKVSKTVKAIDFASIVDNMPPHGLQLKDLLSGTKSVLQPVDNIKNSMSVDGKIGAPVPTNGGSEQPDMLKLFPETEQTSSYNTPSKCQISGHEDSKKSFSPNDTSKADIDSEEIKTHTTITEEEPNISNGLVDFSPVRTEIDNLQSEECTAGSEANVVLPDDNLTLCTVLMDIECDAVCNADADGKFEVPTQTRDVNLSVLQNEESRNAKGFDVVLGARSVTVDEVLVDTDMKNEASLSLASNNVLLHDNSSEREFREPVDDSVLLSDGTPSVECYDELKGSNDSSVANHELMDEMIVEAQKQADDSETEYPSINESISGKAKAKQRTPRRAALLFPFKRLVSPVLFKKKAHRKRNKTTIL